The Terriglobia bacterium genome segment ACGGGATTCTGCTTCCTTTGAATCCTCTACTGCTGGAAAGGCTTCACAACCCAACCGAGCGGCCACTCGCCGCGCAATACCACACGGACTGGACTTACCTGCAGCAGCAGCCCGGAACGGTCGACAACGTTCAGTTGACTATGCGCAACACCGGAGTAGCGACCTGGCGGTCGGCCGGCTGGCGTCACGTTTCCATCGGCTACCGCTGGTGGGACATGAATACGGAGCGGTTTATTGACACGACGCCGATTGTCACAGCGCTCCCCGGTAATGTCGGCCGCGATGAAACGGTTCAGGTGCAGGCAGCGTTCCTCACACCAGATCAGCCTGGCCGTTACCTGCTCGTTCTGGAGCCCTTCAGCAGTAGTTTTGATTGGTTCAGCAAGACCGGCGTGATTCCGACATTGATCCAGGCTGATATTCGTTCCGATGCGGAGAGGAGCACGGGCCAGGCGGATCTTTCGGCGCTCTACAATCGCGGCCGAAGGCCCGGTTTTATCAACGCAAGCGTTTCCCGGCGGGCGCTGTGGAGCGCGGCGATGAAGATCGTTGCCGCGCATCCGCTTGGAATCGGGCCGGACAATTACCGGCTCGTATACGGACGTTATCTCGGCGCAACGCGCTGGG includes the following:
- a CDS encoding O-antigen ligase family protein; protein product: GILLPLNPLLLERLHNPTERPLAAQYHTDWTYLQQQPGTVDNVQLTMRNTGVATWRSAGWRHVSIGYRWWDMNTERFIDTTPIVTALPGNVGRDETVQVQAAFLTPDQPGRYLLVLEPFSSSFDWFSKTGVIPTLIQADIRSDAERSTGQADLSALYNRGRRPGFINASVSRRALWSAAMKIVAAHPLGIGPDNYRLVYGRYLGATRWDTHVYSNNLYLEILAGSGVFGLAAFLFVLAFRKWGYGPASMATGMFLVHGMVDVFVMATPIYFAFWMFLGMEDK